In Triticum urartu cultivar G1812 chromosome 6, Tu2.1, whole genome shotgun sequence, the following proteins share a genomic window:
- the LOC125516809 gene encoding protein ROOT HAIR DEFECTIVE 3 homolog 2-like → MAADGSERHTAQVVGAEGEMDGPALERFAAAAGLVQRGLSYAVVSIFGPQGSGKSTLLNHLFGTSFTEMDALKGRNQTTKGIWVAEAVGIEPFTLVMDLEGTDGRERGEDDTAFEKQSALFALAVSDIVMINLWCHDIGREHAANRPLLKTIFEVLMRLFSPRKTTLLLVIRDKTKTPVEYLAQALKEDIHKIWDSVPKPEVFKKAVLSEFFNVEVTALSSYEENEELFKEQVGKLRHKFIHSIDPGGLAADRRGVIPASGFCISAMHIWKVIRENKDLNLPAHKIMVATVRCEDIADEKLRCFMLDEGWLELEAAVTSGPVRSFGMKLSDIIDFYLLDYDMETMYFDEGVRTVKRQQLQSEIVNVSNSFKHTLARQYDQQSKGLTKS, encoded by the exons ATGGCGGCCGATGGCTCCGAGCGCCACACGGCGCAGGTGGTGGGCGCTGAGGGGGAGATGGACGGCCCCGCGCTGGAGCGgttcgcggcggcggcggggctcgtGCAGCGCGGCCTCTCCTACGCCGTCGTCTCCATCTTTGGGCCCCAGGGCAGCG GGAAAAGCACCCTACTCAACCATCTCTTCGGGACAAGCTTCACCGAGATGGATGCCTTGAAAGGAAG GAATCAGACCACCAAGGGGATTTGGGTTGCCGAAGCTGTTGGCATCGAGCCGTTCACTCTTGTGATGGATTTGGAGGGGACGGATGGGAGGGAAAGAGGGGAG GATGATACAGCCTTTGAGAAGCAGAGTGCCCTTTTCGCTCTTGCAGTTTCTGATATTGTAATGATAAATTT GTGGTGTCATGACATAGGCCGAGAACATGCGGCTAACAGGCCTCTTTTGAAAACTATATTTGAG GTTTTGATGCGTTTATTCAGCCCTCGGAAAACGACGCTACTGCTTGTGATCCGTGATAAAACAAAG ACTCCCGTAGAGTATCTTGCCCAGGCTCTAAAGGAGGATATCCACAAG ATATGGGATTCTGTTCCCAAACCAGAAGTCTTCAAGAAAGCTGTGCTAAGCGAATTCTTCAAT GTGGAGGTCACCGCTTTGTCAAGTTATGAAGAGAACGAAGAACTATTTAAGGAGCAG GTTGGGAAACTCAGGCACAAGTTTATTCATTCAATCGATCCCGGTGGTTTAGCAGCTGATAGAAGAGGTGTCATACCTGCTTCAGGTTTCTGTATTAGCGCAATGCATATCTGGAAAGTAATACGAGAAAATAAGGACCTTAACCTTCCCGCTCACAAG ATCATGGTTGCTACTGTTCGTTGTGAAGACATTGCGGATGAAAAGCTTAGATGTTTTATGTTGGATGAG GGTTGGTTGGAGCTGGAGGCAGCTGTAACATCCGGTCCAGTACGAAGCTTTGGCATGAAGCTTAGCGACATTATTGATTTTTATCTATTAGA CTATGACATGGAAACCATGTACTTCGACGAAGGTGTGAGAACTGTCAAACGTCAACAGTTACAATCTGAAATTGTAAATGTGAGTAACTCATTTAAACATACTCT ggcaagacaaTATGATCAACAGAGCAAGGGTTTGACaaaatcctaa